In the genome of Globicephala melas chromosome 7, mGloMel1.2, whole genome shotgun sequence, one region contains:
- the XIRP2 gene encoding xin actin-binding repeat-containing protein 2 isoform X1 yields MFPMQKGSLNLLRQKWESSDYQKNECSPRGSRCRLFQPQENKLLEPEGEASSMPGPPDPPNLPRSVGEEMLSSEPEEKFPEDKSDNSRDYGRPEVLKEDSLSGRRRIERFSIALDELRSVFEAPRSGNRQAGPAGYGQKEVEIERNLYSPTFKSQPGSQSDDSVKDSDKKGEETPFEKMSPESGHSHIFEVTAGPSKPASGFAEDSAAQREGVSDLQEVVSLKERMARYQAAVSKGDCRSFSTNMLEESEMCTVPGGLARVKKQFEKDKIASSCNTFTQYQYQHQDRSEQEVIHSSQVDIAGHSQEMERNEQETSKAHKIDVLGTETVSHLEKHTVEINQASPLHQYVQETVIDTPEDEEIPKVSTKFLKEQFEKSAQEKVLYSDKETTPTKQIKIENEYEETLKPSSIVGTSSTSSTSTSQRKETSTTRYSDHSATSSTLAQVNATSSEKAEEFPPPPPDILQTPIDVTAFSQSPELPSPPRIPPVPKELYSKQRNLYELNRLYKHIHPELRKNLEKDYISEVSEIVSRQVNLGSSVSADVQQARYVFENTNDSSQKCLNSEREHLEWDEILKGEVQSMRWIFENQPLDSINNGSPDEDNISKGITDREIIAGGDVRYTTWMFETQPIDTLGDHSSVTEENAEKIPELARGDVCTARWMFETKPLDSMHKMHQSQEESVVTAIKDITRGDVKTVRYMFETQHLDQLRHLHSVDEVHLLQLRSELKEIKGNVKRSIKCFETQPLYVIRDGSGQMLEIKTVHREDVEKGDVRRARWMFETQPLDTINKDITEIKVIRGISMEENIKGGVSRAKWLFETQPLEKIKEESEEVITEKETVIGTDVSRKCWMFETQPLDILKEVPDADPLRSEEIIGGDVQTTKHLFETLPIKALKDSPDVGKLQKITTSEEEKGDVRHQKWIFETQPLEEIREDKKEYVRTVKLEEVDRGDVRNYTRIFESNNLIKFDASDKIEVEGVTRGAVELNKSLFETTPLYAIQDHLGKYHQVKTVQQEEILRGDVRSCRWLFETRPIDQFDESIHKFQIIRGISAQEIQTGNVKSAKWLFETQPLDAIKYFSNMEEVESKTEQATDIIKGDVKTCRWLFETQPMESLYEKVSLMTGSEEIHKGDVKACTWLFETQSLDSIKDDSEATVKLQTVKQEEIHGGDVRTACFLFETENLDSIKGEEGKEIKAVEMDIQAGDVSSLRHKFESQSLDSISSSSEEVLKKIKTLKTEDIQKGSVLNCRWLFENQPIDMIKESQEGDKLVKTVTDIQGGDVRKGCFIFETFSLDEIKEESDYISTKKTITEEAIKGDVKSYRMLFETHPLYAIQDGEGCYHEVTTVKKEEVIHGDVRGTRWLFETKPLDSINESETVYVIKSVTQEDIQKGDVSSVRYRFETQPLDQIAKEPHGIVPTVDYIQGGDVKTSKQFFESENLDKKTYIRTVSVNEIQKGNVKTSTWLFETHTLDELRGEGSGYENIKTVTQEDMQKGDVKQAVWLFENQTLDSIKEADESITKITKEEIPPSDVKTTTWLFETTPLHEFTESRVEKVEVIGKSIKETLGELYSQKVIEAPGIIIEADEVGDVRMAKYKLLNQASPEIQKEEIVRVDLRSIMVKLLSKRDCKKREILVSEEEKGNVNLTKTQLLNRSTEFHAEKEEIVSGDVQQAIKNLFSEEGSVKKGILIQEDERGDVHMTIYCLLHENAGDTIKREEVIGGDVKRTIHNLLSSISNNKISERVKIDASERGNVQFFTTCIETGALDYLRQLQTWSDETLTARKQEKEEDVIGGDVEGTKLLLKKRQSQVERTVNETDIIPGDVHNTVKVFLTEPQSTSCKSPKEEIIKGDLKSTLNSLSQAISQKTVAKTEEIIKGDMLATLKSLKESNQKWKESKQPDVVPGDIEKATECLEKTANTRMEILKKELIRDDLEASLRNLKEAQRAFKEVNKKSVIKEDVQSVMVGSEEEQKIENHQVAVQRDKTSVLQPRPGPFEPAARWQGGADILNQTRGKPCHGDLREERTEVHLPKAPKGTVKIVIDREQNNDALEKNLRRLSNSQHKAIKNVLGSGDRMGIWTDNTTEQHLRDEHVSGQLTSTVSVREHLKTKESETVREQKKDAVFTQSIDKTIGKQQTETCEVRNDHQKIEALPDKSPKHTKNTKTSTDTQSSKPSLTQGPVNKMAGETCEVSEDFQKQTLLKQEMQYSNKDIKKKNMTPQPVWQTLPVDQDMSNVTEVKVAQKSHNKFKATDKKQTDIHLKSQDFLTKTNTSKDLKMAMEMSFNPINCNPENNAKESEFPLPPPSPPSPLPSNSSAEIEFPLPPPPPFMMLPEKNVFLPSLSTEKIKAEFENFPGLPLPPPPEDEKFERECLAMFPPPPPPPAPSLKPAHLLSSSVQEKHSGAFIQYSQEEASSSQAKIITGKSGGRLPPPTLPKPKFPKQIADKKNHSSPKVELENSPPDMECKITPSKDQKRVIMASSSEHIETKQNVSRKSLDKRKQLSMDSTRSLSQTVPETSPPKEKLIAPLVKSHSFPAGSGQQSPKPYMRKFKTPLMIAEEKYRQQREELEKQKKQESSCYNLVKTESQNQNVSELKKEVLLQKTKEEVPLAGMDSGVTVAQTNPVSQSLSQVLGVCTDNQLSTTPAVTFTAKRLQRVPTASEDKDTVKKEVLQSSRDMIQSKSAREIKQSHQECRTQQTQQKKYLEQLHLPQSKPVSPSFKVKTIKLPTLDRKLNETSHSSESHEKQAEVDVQTITKQQYQETEKTEARTECSNKQLVAEKYYQLPTKEKTVTVKLPTESTEKSRESKLNIFHEKQKEFRESESGKLPGSAETIQGPPMIGPKKEKLVVERKQEHLNKSAQKVVKQKVTGAHLDSQTQNFHQTYIQTSESQGEHKKLPQPCNNLQEEKCLGVKGLQQKQVFSNTKDSKQEMTQDKSLFSSVRESQQEDGKCAVNILEFLRKREELQQILSRVKEFEAEPDKNGIKTFQMLLNIIPVWLLSEEKREYGLRIAMENNIEKIKEEIMHIKTQAEDRLVSCEKIIQTAMISSKAGKQRNKATSVNETLSKVSNADVSYNKNTEQKENTIVEKTEHHQVATHQEATAQHHVKTHQEIKLVDAKTSPPSLKTRPPSPTFITIESTARPTETSAKDKLSQSPEKDSFAEPSPRPVSQPPRILRANTSPSPPKSHSEQLVKLKDTTAKLSRGTVPGSSVTPVPIVEKRTEIITSPATLRRQIKIEARGRDSPPTITIPISVNHADSGSFRESMEAQEEERKVGKRATYVHKDGVNSTKRRVPDTVSFDAVEIIRQVEKPHLSEHVQRYEAANQTAQVAENVMNDHENEINRWFRGFEDGLGFDAKSNRRVYANGEANHNIKQESRTFCKEEFGLSSLESASFTGFSHSHPRELQETMPVKPPNICSETRSLSELFSGVDAFESQAVGSRMMVSSSQGSEAGRSGFDFKHAPPTYEDVIAGHILDVSDSPTELRRNFQQTWQESERVFKNLGCATSDASATEMKTTFQEESAFMSETATPRQGNMYTLSEDGLSNGVPSSRQAEFS; encoded by the exons GAGGTAATCCATAGCAGCCAGGTCGACATTGCAGGACACagccaggaaatggaaagaaatgaacaagaaaCTTCCAAAGCACACAAAATTGATGTTCTTGGAACAGAAACG GTCTCTCATCTTGAAAAACACACTGTGGAAATAAATCAAGCTTCTCCACTCCATCAATATGTTCAAGAAACAG TCATAGATACACCTGAGGATGAAGAGATTCCAAAGGTTTCaactaagtttttaaaagaacaatttgAAAAGTCTGCCCAGGAAAAGGTTCTTTATTCTGACAAAGAGACGACTCCAACCAAGCAGATTAAG ATTGAAAATGAATATGAAGAGACTTTAAAGCCATCATCAATTGTGGGTACCTCTTCCACTTCTTCCACTTCAACCAGCCAGAGGAAGGAAACATCAACCACAAGATACAGTGACCACAGTGCCACTTCCTCGACTCTGGCACAAGTTAATGCCACTTCTTCGGAAAAGGCAGAAGaatttcctcctcccccacctgacATACTTCAAACTCCAATAGATGTGACAGCATTTTCCCAGTCCCCTGAACTCCCCAGCCCTCCTAGAATACCACCAGTCCCCAAAGAATTATATTCCAAGCAAAGAAATTTGTATGAATTAAACCGTTTATATAAACACATCCATCCTGAGTTAagaaaaaacttagaaaaagatTATATCAGTGAGGTTTCTGAGATTGTTTCTCGTCAAGTGAACCTGGGGAGCTCAGTTTCAGCAGATGTGCAGCAAGCCCGGTATGTTTTTGAAAATACGAATGACAGTTCTCAAAAATGTCTGAACTCGGAAAGAGAACACTTGGAGTGGGATGAAATTCTGAAGGGGGAAGTGCAGTCCATGAGATGGATCTTTGAGAATCAGCCATTAGATTCCATTAACAATGGCTCTCCAGATGAAGATAACATCTCCAAGGGCATCACTGATCGAGAAATCATTGCTGGTGGTGATGTGAGATACACAACATGGATGTTTGAAACCCAACCCATCGATACTCTGGGGGATCATTCTTCTGTCACTGAAGAAAATGCTGAGAAAATTCCTGAGCTAGCCAGAGGAGATGTCTGCACAGCGCGGTGGATGTTTGAAACAAAGCCATTAGACTCAATGCATAAAATGCATCAAAGTCAAGAAGAATCAGTAGTAACTGCCATAAAGGACATAACCAGGGGGGATGTCAAGACTGTGAGATACATGTTTGAAACTCAACATCTGGATCAACTTAGACACCTTCACTCAGTAGATGAGGTGCACCTACTGCAACTCAGGTCTGAGCTCAAAGAAATTAAGGGAAATGTTAAGAGAAGTATAAAGTGTTTTGAAACTCAACCATTATATGTTATTAGAGATGGTTCAGGTCAAATGCTAGAAATTAAAACCGTTCACAGAGAAGATGTTGAAAAGGGGGATGTGAGAAGAGCACGTTGGATGTTTGAAACACAGCCCTTAGACACAATTAACAAGGATATAACAGAAATTAAAGTCATCAGAGGAATATCCatggaagaaaatatcaaagGTGGGGTGAGTAGGGCAAAGTGGTTATTTGAAACCCAACCTTTGGAGAAAATCAAAGAAGAGTCAGAAGAGGTCATCACTGAAAAGGAAACAGTAATAGGTACAGATGTCTCTAGAAAGTGTTGGATGTTTGAAACACAGCCATTAGATATTCTAAAAGAAGTTCCTGATGCAGACCCTCTAAGGTCTGAAGAGATAATAGGGGGTGATGTACAAACTACTAAGCATTTATTTGAAACACTtccaataaaggctttaaaagaTAGCCCTGATGTTggaaaacttcaaaaaattactacttctgaagaagaaaagggggaTGTTAGGCACCAGAAATGGATTTTTGAAACCCAACCTCTGGAAGAGATTAGAGAAGATAAAAAAGAGTACGTACGAACAGTGAAACTTGAAGAGGTTGACAGAGGAGATGTAAGGAATTACACACGTATCTTTGAATCAAACAACTTAATTAAATTTGATGCATCGGATAAAATAGAGGTGGAAGGAGTCACAAGAGGTGCTGTGGAGTTAAATAAATCACTCTTTGAAACAACACCATTGTATGCCATTCAAGATCACCTTGGAAAATATCATCAAGTAAAGACAGTCCAGCAAGAAGAAATCCTAAGAGGGGATGTAAGAAGCTGTAGGTGGCTTTTTGAAACAAGGCCCATTGACCAGTTTGATGAAAGCATTCATAAATTTCAGATAATTAGAGGAATATCTGCTCAAGAAATACAGACTGGGAACGTGAAATCTGCTAAATGGCTGTTTGAAACCCAACCTCTTGATGCgattaaatattttagtaatatgGAAGAAGTAGAAAGTAAAACTGAACAAGCTACAGATATTATTAAAGGGGATGTCAAAACCTGTAGATGGCTTTTTGAAACCCAGCCAATGGAGTCTCTTTATGAAAAAGTTTCATTAATGACTGGCAGTGAAGAAATTCATAAGGGAGATGTCAAAGCCTGTACTTGGCTCTTTGAAACTCAGTCACTTGATTCCATAAAAGATGACTCCGAAGCAACAGTCAAATTGCAAACTGTAAAACAGGAGGAAATCCATGGTGGGGATGTTCGTACAGCATGCTTTCTTTTTGAGACAGAAAATTTGGACAGCataaaaggagaagaaggaaaggaaatcaagGCCGTGGAAATGGATATCCAAGCTGGGGATGTCTCCAGCCTGCGGCATAAATTTGAAAGTCAGTCCTTAGATTCTATAAGTTCCAGTTCAGAGGAAGTTTTGAAAAAGATCAAAACCCTAAAGACTGAAGATATTCAGAAAGGCAGTGTTTTAAACTGCAGGTGGCTTTTTGAAAACCAACCAATTGATATGATAAAAGAAAGCCAAGAAGGTGATAAATTAGTTAAGACAGTGACAGACATACAAGGTGGAGATGTAAGAAAGGGGTGCTTTATTTTTGAGACCTTTTCTTTAGACGAGATTAAAGAAGAATCTGACTATATTAGCACCAAGAAAACAATTACTGAAGAAGCAATAAAGGGTGACGTAAAAAGCTACAGAATGCTCTTTGAAACCCATCCACTCTATGCAATTCAAGATGGAGAAGGGTGTTATCATGAAGTGACAACAGTTAAAAAGGAAGAGGTAATTCATGGAGATGTACGAGGGACAAGGTGGCTTTTTGAAACGAAACCATTAGACTCCATTAATGAATCAGAGACTGTGTATGTTATTAAATCTGTCACACAAGAAGACATTCAGAAGGGAGATGTTAGTTCTGTCAGATACAGATTTGAAACCCAGCCACTGGATCAGATTGCAAAAGAGCCACATGGTATTGTGCCCACTGTAGACTATATTCAAGGTGGGGATGTAAAGACAAGTAAACAATTCTTTGAGTCTGAAAATTTGGATAAGAAGACTTATATAAGAACAGTAAGTGTCAATGAAATACAAAAGGGCAATGTTAAAACATCTACTTGGCTATTTGAGACCCACACTCTAGATGAGCTGAGAGGAGAAGGGTCAGGATATGAAAATATCAAAACAGTCACCCAGGAAGATATGCAGAAAGGTGATGTGAAGCAGGCAGTATGGCTTTTTGAAAACCAAACTTTAGATTCTATTAAGGAAGCAGATGAAAGCATCACAAAAATCACCAAGGAAGAAATCCCTCCTTCTGATGTCAAGACAACTACATGGCTCTTTGAAACTACACCCCTTCATGAATTTACTGAAAGTAGGGTAGAAAAGGTGGAAGTTATTGGCAAGAGCATTAAAGAAACCTTAGGAGAACTCTACTCTCAAAAAGTTATTGAGGCTCCTGGAATCATCATTGAAGCTGATGAAGTTGGGGATGTTCGAATGGCAAAATACAAGCTCCTGAATCAAGCCTCTCCTGAGATACAGAAAGAAGAAATCGTCAGGGTTGACCTCAGAAGTATAATGGTGAAGCTACTTTCCAAAAGAGACTGTAAGAAAAGAGAGATTTTGGTTAgtgaagaagagaagggaaacgTTAATTTGACCAAAACTCAATTATTAAACAGATCAACAGAATTTCAtgctgaaaaagaagagatagtGAGTGGTGATGTCCAACAAGCAATAAAAAACCTGTTCTCCGAGGAAGGATCTGTAAAGAAAGGCATTTTGATTCAGGAAGATGAAAGAGGTGATGTTCACATGACTATCTATTGTCTTCTTCATGAAAATGCTGGTGACACAATTAAGCGTGAAGAAGTAATAGGGGGTGATGTAAAACGTACCATTCATAATTTGCTATCTTCCAtatcaaacaataaaatatctgaaagggTTAAAATCGATGCCTCTGAGAGGGGAAATGTTCAGTTTTTTACAACATGCATAGAAACTGGAGCTTTGGATTATCTCAGACAGCTCCAGACATGGTCAGATGAAACACTAACAgctaggaaacaagaaaaagaggaagatgtAATTGGTGGCGATGTAGAAGGTACAAAACTGTTATTAAAGAAAAGGCAATCTCAGGTTGAACGTACTGTTAATGAAACTGACATCATCCCAGGAGATGTGCATAATACAGTTAAGGTTTTTCTGACAGAGCCTCAGAGTACATCTTGTAAGTCacccaaagaagaaatcataaaaggtGATTTGAAGTCAACCCTAAATTCCCTGAGCCAGGCCATAAGTCAGAAAACAGTGgctaaaacagaagaaattataaaaggtGACATGCTGGCCACACTCAagtcactgaaggaatcaaaccAAAAATGGAAAGAATCTAAACAGCCTGATGTCGTCCCTGGGGATATAGAGAAAGCTACTGAATGCCTTGAAAAGACTGCAAACACAAGGATGGAAATCCTGAAAAAGGAGCTTATCCGAGATGACCTTGAAGCATCATTAAGGAACCTAAAAGAAGCACAAAGAGCTTTCAAAGAGGTAAATAAAAAAAGTGTAATCAAAGAAGATGTGCAATCTGTGATGGTAGGATCTGAGGAAGAGCAGAAAATCGAGAATCATCAGGTGGCTGTCCAGAGGGACAAAACAAGCGTTCTTCAGCCAAGACCAGGACCGTTTGAGCCAGCAGCCAGGTGGCAGGGGGGAGCAGACATTCTTAATCAAACTAGAGGCAAACCTTGTCATGGGGatttaagagaagaaagaactgaGGTTCATCTTCCAAAAGCCCCCAAGGGCACCGTAAAGATTGTCATAGATCGTGAACAAAACAATGATGCTCTTGAGAAAAACCTTAGAAGGTTATCTAATTCACAGCACAAAGCTATTAAAAATGTGTTGGGATCAGGAGACAGAATGGGTATCTGGACTGATAACACAACAGAGCAACATCTTAGAGATGAACATGTGAGTGGACAACTGACTTCAACTGTGTCAGTTAGGGAACATCTAAAAACCAAGGAATCAGAGACAGTGAGAGAACAGAAGAAGGATGCTGTCTTTACTCAATCTATTGATAAAACAATTGGAAAGCAACAGACTGAAACTTGTGAAGTGAGGAATGACCACCAGAAGATTGAGGCTTTACCTGACAAGAGTCCTAAACATACCAAAAACACTAAAACATCAACAGATACACAAAGCTCTAAACCCAGTTTAACCCAGGGTCCAGTCAACAAGATGGCTGGAGAAACATGTGAAGTTTCAGAGGACTTTCAGAAGCAGACTCTGTTAAAGCAAGAAATGCAATATTctaataaagatataaagaaaaagaacatgacCCCTCAACCAGTGTGGCAGACTTTGCCTGTGGATCAAGACATGTCAAATGTAACAGAAGTGAAAGTCGCCCAAAAAAGCCACAATAAATTTAAGGCAACTGACAAAAAGCAGACTGATATTCATCTGAAAAGCCAGGACTTTCTAACGAAGACAAATACTTCCAAAGACTTAAAAATGGCAATGGAAATGTCCTTTAATCCAATCAACTGTAACCCtgaaaataatgcaaaagaaagtgagttccctcttccacctccatctccacctTCTCCTCTACCTTCCAATTCATCAGCTGAAATTgaatttcctcttcctcctccacctcctttcATGATGTTGcctgaaaaaaatgtgtttcttcccTCACTGTCCACAGAGAAAATAAAGGCTGAATTTGAGAATTTCCCAggcctccctcttcctccaccaCCAGAAGATGAGAAGTTTGAAAGAGAATGTCTAGCAATGTTTCCACCACCTCCCCCTCCGCCAGCTCCATCTCTAAAACCAGCacatctcctctcctcttctgttcAAGAAAAGCACAGTGGAGCATTCATACAATATTCCCAAGAAGAAGCCTCAAGCTCTCAGGCTAAAATCATAACAGGAAAATCTGGAGGACGTTTGCCACCTCCCACACTCCCCAAACCCAAATTTCCCAAGCAGATAGCAGATAAGAAGAATCATAGTTCCCCAAAAGTTGAATTGGAAAATTCACCACCAGATATGGAATGTAAAATTACTCCCTCAAAGGATCAGAAAAGAGTAATAATGGCAAGTAGCAGTGAACACATAGAGACAAAGCAGAACGTATCTAGAAAAAGTcttgataaaagaaaacaattatctATGGACTCTACAAGGTCTCTCTCACAGACAGTTCCAGAAACTTCACCACCCAAGGAAAAACTGATAGCACCTCTTGTAAAATCCCATTCATTTCCAGCAGGTTCAGGACAGCAAAGTCCAAAACCTTATATGAGAAAATTTAAGACGCCTTTAATGATAGCTGAAGAAAAATACAGACAACAAAGAGAAGaacttgaaaaacagaaaaaacaggaGAGTTCTTGCTACAACCTAGTCAAAACAGAAAGCCAAAATCAAAACGTATCAGAGTTGAAAAAGGAAGTGCTGTTACAAAAAACAAAGGAGGAGGTCCCCCTAGCTGGAATGGATTCAGGGGTCACTGTGGCTCAAACCAACCCAGTCTCTCAAAGTCTTTCTCAAGTACTAGGAGTGTGTACCGATAACCAGCTTTCCACAACACCAGCAGTGACATTCACTGCCAAGAGGCTCCAGCGTGTTCCAACAGCCTCAGAAGACAAAGATACCGTGAAAAAGGAAGTTTTGCAGAGCTCAAGGGACATGATCCAATCTAAATCAGCTCGTGAAATTAAACAGAGTCACCAAGAATGTAGGACACAGCAAACACAACAGAAGAAGTATCTGGAGCAGTTGCACTTGCCCCAAAGCAAACCAGTTTCCCCCAGTTTCAAAGTTAAAACCATCAAGCTTCCAACTCTAGACCGTAAGTTAAATGAAACAAGCCACAGCTCTGAAAGCCATGAAAAGCAAGCTGAAGTTGATGTTCAAACCATTACCAAACAACAGTACCAGGAAACcgagaaaacagaagcaaggaCTGAATGTAGCAATAAGCAATTGGTGGCTGAAAAATATTATCAGTTACCGACGAAGGAGAAGACAGTAACAGTAAAACTGCCTACAGAATCCACAGAGAAAAGCCGTGAAAGTAAGCTCAATATATTTCATGAGAAGCAAAAAGAATTTAGAGAATCTGAGAGTGGGAAActtccaggaagtgcagaaacaATTCAGGGACCACCAATGATTggtccaaagaaagaaaaactagtagttgaaagaaaacaagaacattTGAATAAATCAGCCCAGAAGGTAGTCAAACAAAAGGTTACTGGTGCACATCTTGATTCACAGACTCAGAATTTTCACCAAACATATATACAGACTTCTGAAAGTCAAGGTGAACATAAAAAGTTGCCCCAGCCATGTAATAATCTGCAAGAAGAAAAATGTCTTGGCGTCAAGGGCCTACAACAGAAACAAGTCTTTTCTAACACTAAAGATTCAAAGCAAGAGATGACACAGGACAaatctttattttcctctgtgaGAGAATCCCAGCAGGAAGATGGAAAATGTGCGGTAAATATATTGGAATTCTTGAGAAAACGTGAAGAACTACAACAGATTTTGTCTAGGGTAAAAGAGTTTGAAGCAGAGCCAGATAAAAATGGCATTAAAACATTTCAGATGCTCTTAAATATTATTCCAGTATGGCTattaagtgaagaaaaaagagaatatggACTTCGCATTGCTATGGAGAATAACatagaaaaaatcaaagaagaaataatgcaCATTAAAACTCAGGCAGAGGATAGGCTTGTGTCCTGTGAAAAGATAATTCAAACAGCCATGATATCCTCTAAAGCaggaaagcagagaaataaaGCTACTAGTGTTAATGAAACATTATCTAAAGTGTCTAATGCTGATGTCAGCTATAATAAAAACACTgagcagaaagaaaatacaattgtAGAAAAAACAGAGCACCACCAAGTAGCAACTCATCAAGAAGCAACTGCTCAGCATCATGTGAAAACCCATCAGGAAATTAAACTAGTTGATGCCAAGACTTCTCCTCCCTCTTTAAAAACACGCCCGCCATCACCAACTTTCATAACAATCGAGTCTACTGCACGGCCAACAGAAACCTCTGCTAAGGATAAGCTTTCCCAGTCCCCTGAAAAGGACAGTTTTGCTGAACCATCACCAAGACCTGTGTCACAACCACCTAGAATTCTCAGAGCAAATACCTCCCCGTCTCCACCCAAGAGTCACTCTGAACAGCTTGTCAAACTCAAAGACACCACTGCGAAGTTATCCAGGGGGACCGTCCCAGGTTCATCCGTAACCCCGGTGCCCATTGTAGAGAAGAGGACTGAGATCATCACATCTCCTGCAACACTTCGTCGTCAAATTAAGATAGAGGCTCGTGGTAGGGACTCTCCACCTACAATCACAATACCTATAAGTGTAAATCACGCTGATAGTGGTTCCTTCAGAGAATCCATGGAAGctcaagaggaagaaaggaaagtagGGAAAAGGGCGACTTACGTTCACAAAGATGGAGTAAATTCCACTAAGCGCAGAGTGCCAGATACTGTGAGTTTTGACGCAGTCGAAATCATCCGCCAAGTCGAAAAACCTCACCTATCAGAGCACGTGCAGAGGTATGAAGCCGCCAACCAGACTGCTCAAGTGGCTGAAAATGTCATGAATGaccatgaaaatgaaataaacagatgGTTCAGGGGATTTGAGGATGGCCTAGGTTTTGACGCAAAGTCAAATAGAAGAGTTTATGCAAATGGAGAAGCAAACCATAATATAAAACAAGAAAGTCGTACATTTTGTAAGGAGGAATTTGGATTATCATCTTTAGAAAGCGCTAGCTTTACCGGCTTTTCTCACAGTCATCCTAGAGAGCTGCAAGAAACGATGCCTGTTAAGCCGCCCAACATCTGCTCTGAAACAAGATCTCTAAGTGAACTTTTCTCAGGTGTGGATGCATTTGAGAGTCAAGCTGTTGGGTCGAGGATGATGGTCTCTTCATCACAAGGCTCAGAAGCTGGCAGATCCGGCTTTGACTTCAAGCACGCCCCACCAACCTATGAGGATGTCATCGCTGGCcatattttagatgtttctgatTCACCTACAGAACTCAGGAGGAATTTTCAACAGACGTGGCAGGAGAgtgaaagagtttttaaaaacctgGGATGTGCAACCTCAGATGCTTCTGCAACTGAGATGAAAACCACCTTCCAAGAGGAATCTGCATTTATGAGTG aaactgcAACTCCAAGACAAGGAAATATGTATACTTTGTCAGAAGACGGTTTATCCAATGGAGTGCCTAGTAGCAGACAGGCAGAGTTTTCATAA